One genomic region from Cydia amplana chromosome Z, ilCydAmpl1.1, whole genome shotgun sequence encodes:
- the LOC134661850 gene encoding uncharacterized protein LOC134661850 — MRKYCKDCKVIPGEPLTTQHRLLVTCLQYPAGNLRKRTRPTPRVKWHNLDKPQGDEVRIAVETYLKSPDSIGSDPNETWNNLHERVLKSAKQHLGITRGKPLTTKETGWWNDEVKSKLKEKKVNFKTWQSTHTEEDRKKYVESKTQAKKLVACSRASFREDFYKRLENATNDKDIFKLSKYRNSQTKDIKSNKYIKDKDGRLITKDKEINIRWQEYYSTLLNEEFPRERMSESINYIAGPIEAITPQEVKNAITRAKNNKSMGPDEIPTELWKKLGDTGVTWLANFFTTIIESGRMPNMWRNKTFDDLQDQLSQWCNRLESKGIRISRKKTEYMYCNLSGSSVDRPSPLVDNVPINKVTKFKYLGSIITSDLNTQADIENRIQAGWQKWRALTGVLCDARMPIQVKGNVYKRAVRPALLYGAECWPMRKEEEHVMHCTEMRMLRWAGGVTLMDRVRNNHIRGTFRVAPIAEKMCESRLRWFGHVMRRDDHHMTKRALNDIPEIRRGRGRPPTTWMSTVSKDLRTIGASPDMTQNREEWRKMIRRADPKP, encoded by the exons ATGCGCAAATACTGTAAAGACTGCAAAGTTATCCCGGGAGAGCCGCTTACGACACAACATCGCTTACTAGTAACATGTCTGCAATATCCTGCTGGTAACCTAAGGAAAAGAACAAGACCAACGCCGCGTGTCAAGTGGCATAACTTGGACAAACCACAAGGTGACGAAGTTCGGATAGCAGTTGAGACTTACCTAAAATCGCCAGATAGTATAGGAAGCGACCCTAATGAAACCTGGAACAATCTACACGAGCGGGTTTTGAAATCTGCTAAACAACATCTTGGCATTACCAGGGGCAAACCACTGACGACTAAAGAAACTGGCTGGTGGAACGATGAGGTAAAGTCGAAACTTAAGGAAAAGAAGGTGAATTTTAAGACATGGCAAAGCACTCATACTGAAGAAGACCGTAAGAAATATGTGGAAAGTAAGACCCAGGCCAAAAAACTAGTGGCATGTTCTAGGGCTTCATTTCGAGAAGATTTTTATAAACGTTTGGAGAATGCAACAAATGATAAAGATATTTTCAAATTATCCAAATATAGAAATAGTCAAACTAAAgatataaaatcaaataaatacataaaagatAAAGATGGTAGACTTATAACCAAAGATAAAGAAATAAACATACGTTGGCAAGAATACTATTCCACCTTATTGAACGAAGAGTTTCCACGAGAAAGGATGTCAGAGTCCATAAATTACATTGCTGGGCCAATTGAGGCGATAACACCCCAGGAGGTAAAAAATGCTATCACAAGAGCGAAAAACAATAAATCGATGGGGCCAGATGAAATTCCGACAGAACTGTGGAAAAAACTTGGTGATACAGGTGTAACCTGGCTGGCGAACTTCTTCACAACTATTATAGAAAGCGGTAGAATGCCGAATATGTGGAGAAACA AGACCTTTGATGACCTACAAGATCAGTTGTCCCAGTGGTGCAACCGGCTCGAGAGTAAGGGAATCAGAATAAGCCGCAAGAAAACCGAGTACATGTACTGCAATCTCTCTGGCTCGTCTGTGGACAGACCATCACCACTAGTAGATAATGTCCCCATCAATAAAGTTACCAAATTCAAATACCTTGGATCGATAATAACAAGTGACTTGAACACCCAGGCAGACATAGAAAACAGGATCCAGGCAGGTTGGCAAAAATGGAGAGCGTTAACAGGGGTGCTGTGTGATGCTCGAATGCCAATCCAAGTGAAAGGTAACGTCTACAAAAGAGCTGTACGTCCGGCGCTTCTGTATGGTGCAGAATGCTGGCCAATGCGTAAGGAGGAAGAGCACGTAATGCACTGCACAGAAATGCGCATGCTCAGATGGGCAGGAGGAGTGACGCTGATGGACAGGGTCCGGAATAACCATATCCGTGGAACGTTCAGGGTTGCACCTATTGCCGAAAAAATGTGCGAGAGCAGACTGCGCTGGTTCGGCCACGTGATGCGAAGAGACGACCACCACATGACTAAGAGAGCCCTAAATGACATTCCCGAAATTAGAAGGGGCAGAGGCCGCCCCCCTACGACATGGATGAGCACAGTGTCGAAAGATTTGAGGACGATAGGCGCAAGCCCTGACATGACGCAAAATAGAGAAGAATGGCGCAAAATGATacggagagccgaccccaaacCCTAG